The region TATAGGTCTACTATTCAGCACCACATCCAGACAGTTATTTAGTCTATATGTCTACTATTCAGCACCACATCCAGACAGTTATTTAGTCTATATGTCTACTATtcagcaccacaaccagacagttatttagtctataggtctactattcAGCACCACATCCAGACAGTTATTTAGTATATTGGTCTACTATTCAGCACCCAGTtatttagtctataggtctactattcagcaccacatccagacagttatttagtctataggtctactattcagcaccacatccagacagttatttagtctatatgtctactattcagcaccacatccagacagacaggttatttagtctataggtctactattcCGCACCACATCAGACAGTTTATTTAAGTCTATAGTTTATATCAAGCACCACAACCGACAGTtatttagtctataggtctactagTTTCAGCACCACATCCAGACGTTATTAGTATATAGGTACTAtcagcaccacaaccagacagtattTAGTCTAAGGTCTACTATTCAGCACCACATCCAGACAGTTATGTAGTCTATAGGTATACTATTTCGCACCCACATCAGACATTATTTAGTCTTATAGGTTATCTCAGCACCACAACCAGCAGTTAATTTAGTCTATAGGTCTTACTATCAGCACCACATCAGACAGTTTTTAGTCTATAGCGTCTATATTCAGCACACCAGTtatttagtctataggtctactattcagcaccacatccagacagttatttagtctataggtctactattcagcgcccagttatttagtctataggtctactattcagcaccacatccagacagttatttagtctataggtctactattcagcaccacatccagacagttatttagtctataggtctactattcaccaccacatccagacagttatttagtctataggtctactattcagcaccacatccagacagttatttagtctataggtctactattcagcacccagttatttagtctataggtctactattcagcaccacatccagacagttatttagtctataggtctactattcagcacccagttatttagtctataggtctactattcagcaccacatccagacagttatttagtctataggtctactattcagcaccacaaccagacaggtatttagtctataggtctactattcagcacccagttatttagtctataggtctactattcagcacccagttatttagtctataggtctactattcagcaccacaaccagacagttatttagtctataggtctactattcagcaccacatccagacagttatttagtctataggtctactattcagcaccacatccagacagttatttagtctataggtctactattcagcaccacatccagacagttatttagtctataggtctactattcAGCACCACATCCAGACAGTTATTTAGTCTATAGGCCTACCGTTCAGCTACAGCACCACACCCAGACTGCAAATAACTATCCCGAATAGACACTGACCACTGCAGTTGTTTGGGTGTGTCCAGAAGTTTCAACCGAGTTAAACTCACTCAGACACTGACCCCTACTGTCTGACTTGCACCTCGTTGAGGTACGTACCGCCAGCCCAGGGTATCCCAGCTCTGACACTGACGCAGCCCGTGTTTGCTTCGCCAATGGCACCCTATCAcctatttagtgtactacttttgaccagggccctataggctctggtcaaatgtagtgcactatgtaaggacaTAATCTTACTCAGATAGCAGCATATCAATAAAGTTAATAGCAAGGACATAATTTGTAGGTTGTAGACCTTGCAATTAATCCCCCAATCCCTTTTCATTTAGTTCTCTCTCGCTCGTTTGATTATATTATTCCACTACATCCTTCATAATAAGTCCATTTGATCTTTCTTCCAGTGGCCTAATGAATTGATCATTTTGCATCTGTCTTTGTCAGCTATCAGCTCACCATCtgggtaagggggggggggggggggggggggggctgttgctTTGGCTGGTGAGTTTCCCCACAAACTGGGAGTAAAAAAAAGGCTAGTGGTTCATCTTTGATAAAAATAGACTGACTGCTGAAAtcattaactctctctctctgtgtgtgtctgtctgtctctcgcgtGGCTAATATATCCTGAAAACATTAGATTACTGAATTGTAAATAATTGCAAAGAAGTGTAAAGATAACCTTGCATTGACCTATGCAACCATACATACAATCTTAGTTTACACTCCCTACGTCCTCAAGAAATGGAGGAGACGCATATTCTGACGGAGTCTCATGGTTTTGTCTAGAAACTGtacttttacatttacatttacatttaagtcatttagcagacgctcttatccagagcgacttacaagttggtgcattcaccttatgatatccagtggaacaaccactttacaatagtgcatctaactcttttaaggggggggggggggggggggttagaaggattactttatcctatcctaggtattccttaaagaggtggtgtttcaggtgtttccggaaggtggtgattgactctgacctggcgtcgtgggggcaggtttaggagaatttacgcagcaggttaggataattaacgtagcagattgggagaattaggttaagggaAAGCGTAACGGTTAGATACAATGAAAGCAACTTTTGATGTCAATTAGACAAAAAGCTGTATTTAtgctgtgttcaaaacaactggaaactcggaaaaatacgaggtcacatcatgacgtcagtgatcttcaggtcggcgctcaagaggcccgagttcccgagttggattACAGCTCAAACCCATTTTCCCCAGTTGGAGCTcgtttttttcccgagttcccagttgttttgaacgcggcattagaCCTGACCGGGCATCACGCTGCTGACTACGTCATCCACCAGCGACAGGTGCTTCTGTGCGACATTTGTTTACAGTACACGATGGCGTCGGTGGATTTGAGAGGTAGCGAAGTGTTTCTTTCATTCATTGAAAAGTAATGTATTCTGTGTCCGATTGAAAATCGAAGAAATAGTCATGAACACTAATGTATCTCTCTTACGATTTCTGAGAATTAAAATAAATAGCTTTCAGGAACATAATTTGCTTGACAGCACAAAGCTAGCTAGTTTAACTGACGCGTTAGCTTAGCAAGACAGCTAACGATCTGTTTACCAAACTAatcagcaggttttcatcaaaacAAATGTGCACGTTATACCTACACGTTTACCCTTATTCTTGTAATAAAACGTGTAACTCCATTCGTTACCTGCTGCTCCTTCTAGACAACAACCTCCTGGGGATATCGTGGGTTGATAGTGGCTGGGTGCCCATCCTCAACCCTGGCAATGTGCTGGACTATTTCTCCGAGAGGAGTAATCCGTTCTACGACCGCACCTGTAACAACGAGGTGGTGAAGATGCAGCGGCTCACTCTGGAACATCTCAAGTAACGTTAAGGGTTTCTTTTGTCATTGGCTTTGAATATGGCTGACATACTGGCTATGAGTTGTTTTCCAGTGTaaggggaaaggggggatacctagtcagatgTCCAACTGAATTATTCAACGGGAATGTGTCtccctcatttaacccaacccctctgaatcagagagatgtgtctccctcatttaacccaacccctctgaatcagagagatgtgtcttcctcatttaacccaacccctctgaatcagagagatgtgtcttcctcatttaacccaacccctctgaatcagagagatgtgtcttcctcatttaacccaacccctctgaatcagagagatgtgtctccctcatttaacccaacccctctgaaccagAGAGATGTGTCtccctcatttaacccaacccctctgaatcagagagatgtgtcttcctcatttaacccaacccctctgaatcagagaggtgtgtcttcctcatttaacccaacccctctgaatcagagagacgtgtcttcctcatttaacccaacccctctgaatcagagagatgtgtcttcctcatttaacccaacccctctgaaccagAGAGATGTGTCtccctcatttaacccaacccctctgaatcagagagacgtgtcttcctcatttaacccaacccctctgaatcagagagatgtgtcttcctcatttaacccaacccctctgaatcagagagatgtgtctccctcatttaacccaacccctctgaatcagagagatgtgtcttcctcatttaacccaacccctctgaatcagagagatgtgtctccctcatttaacccaacccctctgaatcagagagatgtgtctccctcatttaacccaacccctctgaatcagagagatgtgtcttcctcatttaacccaacccctctgaatcagagagatgtgtcttcctcatttaacccaacccctctgaatcagagagatgtgtcttcctcatttaacccaacccctctgaatcagagagatgtgtctccctcatttaacccaacccctctgaatcagagaggtgtgtcttcctcatttaacccaacccctctgaatcagagagatgtgtcttcctcatttaacccaacccctctgaatcagagagatgtgtctccctcatttaacccaacccctctgaatcagagagatgtgtcttcctcatttaacccaacccctctgaatcagagagatgtgtcttcctcatttaacccaacccctctgaatcagagagatgtgtcttcctcatttaacccaacccctctgaatcagagagatgtgtctccctcatttaacccaacccctctgaatcagagagatgtgtcttcctcatttaacccaacccctctgaatcagagaggtgtgtcttccccatttaacccaacccctctgaaccagagaggtgtgtcttcctcatttaacccaacccctctgaatcagagagatgtgtctccctcatttaacccaacccctctgaatcagagaggtgtgtcttcctcatttaacccaacccctctgaatcagagagatgtgtcttcctcatttaacccaacccctctgaatcagagaggtgtgtcttcctcatttaacccaacccctctgaatcagagaggtgtgtcttcctcatttaacccaacccctctgaatcagagaggtgtgtcttcctcatttaacccaacccctctgaatcagagaggtgtgtcttcctcatttaacccaacccctctgaatcagagaggtgtgggggggctgccttaatcgacatccacatcttctGCGCCattgggaacagtgggttaactgtcttgatcaggggcagaacgacagatttttacattgtcagctcggggattcgatccagccaccttccggttactggtccaacgctctaatcagTAGGCTACCAGGGGTCGTTTCTTTAAAATAGTGATTTATTAGGCCAACATATTACTCGTTACATCTATTACACTAGCACTGCCCCTGACACAGATTAAACCGATTAGTCCCATTGACAGTGTCCATtaaatgctttttagtccaggactaggtgtAACCTGTGTCAGCAAAACCATCCGTCCAGCCCATGGATAATTTTCTGTGAGTGTAATAATATAGTTACTAGCCTAACTTTATGTGTCTATTTCAGTCAGATGGTTGGAGTGGAGTACATTCTCCTTCATGCCCAGGAGCCCATCCTCTACAtcatcaggaaacagcagagacaGTCTCCTACTCAGGGTGAtccacagagaacacacacaccacagactcccgacacacacaccacagacttccaacacacaccacagacttccaacacacaccacagacttccaacacacacaccacagacttccaacacacacaccacagacttccaacacacacaccacagacttccaacacacacaccacagacttcaacacacacaccacagacttcaacacacacaccacagacttcaacacacacaccacagacttccaacacacacacaccacagacttccaacacacacacacacacaccacagacttccaacacacacaccacagacttccaacacacacaccacagacttccaacacacacacaccacagacttccaacacacacacacaccacagacttccaacacacacacaccacagacttccgacacacacaaacacacaccacagacttccgacacacacaaacacacaccacagacttacaacacacacaaacacacaccacagacttccaacacacacaccacagacttccgacacacacacacacacaccacagacttccaacacacacaccacagacttccaacacacacaccacagacttccgacacacacaaacacacaccacagacttccgacacacacaaacacatgctacAGACTtccgacacacacaaacacacaccacagacatccgacacacacaaacacacaccacagacttccgacacacacaaacacacaccacagacttccgacacacacaaacacatgctacAGACTtccgacacatacacacacacaccacagacttccgacacacacaaacacacaccacagacttccgacacacacaaacacatgctacAGACTtccgacacatacacacacacaccacagacttccgacacacacaaacacacaccacagacttccgacacacacacaccacagaaaaCACCTTTATTAATACCCTTTGGAAACGTCATCTTCCCATGTCCTTTATTCCAGGCTCTAATTCTATATCCTGTACTCTATATTGTGTGCTTCTTTCCCCAGTCATCCCTTTGTCTGACTACTACATCATAGCTGGGGTGGTGTATCAGGCTCCTGATCTGGGAACAGTTATTGGATCCAGAGTGGTAAGAGAGAGTTAACCCCCTGGCATTGTCATTACTATGCTATAGTGTTATGACTATGTTGTTATGACTGTTAGTACTATGTTATTACTTTGGGTTTTTAGAAAAGTGTGGAATTATCTTGGTTtatgttggggtcaattccatttcaattccagtcaagtCAGAAAGTAAATCAAATTTaaaaagcattgaagagaattgtAATGTCAGTAtccttcctgaattgactggaattgaaatggaaatgTATTGACTGCTGTTATTTTCCCATGTCTCCCCACAGCTGTCTGCTGTCCATGGTGTCCAGTCTGCCTTCGATGAGGCCATGTCGTACTGTCGCTATCACCCATCTAAAGGATACTGGTGGCACTTCAAAGACCAGGAGGAGAGAGGTATGTTAGCCAGTGTTGgtgtcaattcaggaagtacactgaaattctaattcttttcaatgaggaaaatgtggaATTGTAATTTGGTCAACTCTAACCTTTGGGTGTGGTTGTATTACAGTTGTTGCTGTTGTTTTGCAGGGGAGTTTATTGGGACGTTGGTTTTCATTCCGAacaataaataattatttttaatgTGTGATGCCTATTAAGCATGTTTCAATAAACCAGGCCTAAGGCAGGTATGAAGTAAATCATTGCTTTCCCATGACTTTGAtaatacatgtactgtatctaaTGTATTTCAACCATTCTTCTCTCTCAATGGTATTTACCGTCTGCAACAAGATGGCGTTTGACAAGACATGGCAGCTCTgattctagctcctaagcaactttccTAGTCTAGTCAATTCCATCCTAATAAACTATAGCTGTATATATACTATCCTATCCTACGTATACTAAATATTCGATCCACATAATGTCTATACACCCCATCACATGTATATATTTAtactccggactctgacattgctcgttctaatatttatatatttcttaattccattcttttacttttagacgtgtgtattgttagatattactgcactgctggagctaggaacacaagcatttcactacacccacaataacatctgctaaatatgtgtatgcgaccaataaaatgtgcTTTTTGATTTGATGTCTATAGATGCCAAAGCCAAGCCGAAGTCGAAGAAGAAAGAGGAGCCCAGTTCCCTGTTCCAGAGACAGCGTGTCGACACACTTCTACTCGATTTGAGGTCCAAGTTTCCTCCAACGTTTTATCAGGTATCAGACACACCACCAATCAGTTAGTCATAATTATGGATCACGTTGCTAATATCTCAGCCAATATACATTATACCGATTCATTCAATTGTAACATTGTATTATTGAGGTTCACATTTGGTCATCTATATTCTGTTGTaattctttttattttattttagcctaAGCCTGGTGAGAAGCCCATCCCAGGTAAGAGTGTACAGCTAATATTGCAGAACCATTTGCTATTATTTTATGATGGGATTTAGACATTTAACAACAACTAAATGATGATGAACATTACTGTTGGAAAAGGTTAGGTCATGTTT is a window of Salvelinus namaycush isolate Seneca unplaced genomic scaffold, SaNama_1.0 Scaffold1248, whole genome shotgun sequence DNA encoding:
- the med6 gene encoding mediator of RNA polymerase II transcription subunit 6; this encodes MASVDLRDNNLLGISWVDSGWVPILNPGNVLDYFSERSNPFYDRTCNNEVVKMQRLTLEHLNQMVGVEYILLHAQEPILYIIRKQQRQSPTQVIPLSDYYIIAGVVYQAPDLGTVIGSRVLSAVHGVQSAFDEAMSYCRYHPSKGYWWHFKDQEERDAKAKPKSKKKEEPSSLFQRQRVDTLLLDLRSKFPPTFYQPKPGEKPIPVEVKQEPPVELVKQEEREPATKTSAPAPPSSKPPPEKRARLQ